AACTTTAAAGGTGCCCTGTAGAGTTTTATAACCAAACAACAGTTATTCACCAAAACTCATTGTGTGATCTAACAAAGGTATTGAATTAATTTccttcttcataaaacatttgcaaaactattttttaatgtattttaaatcctgcattgtttacttCCATGTTTTCTAGCTTacagtcttcttctttctgcGTTCTCTAGTGTAGTGCTGCGTTACACTGCACATTAGAGCCACCTGTAGGTCAGTGGCATCAAACGATCGGTAGGATTGTACAAGATTTCATACTTACTTTCATACTTACTGAAAGTAGTACATTGATGATCCGACCATTTCAGCCAAAGCaagtcaaaaatatattttgtttttactttatctaatttttaagcctcagtaagaaaatgtgtttcaatCAAACTCCAAATCCAAATGCAACCATTAAAGTATCATTTTTAAGTACAGCTTGCAAAATTCATTGTTCATAGTCAACTTATTTACTCTACTTACTCTGAATATCCAGAGCCACAGGGTCTGATTGCACAGACTCCTGTCCTTTGACAGCACATGAATATTTCCCAGAGTCCTCTGCCTGGGCCTGGAACTCTGGTTTGGCTACTGGATGTCCATCTTTGAACCAGACTGTGGTGGGAAGTTGGCAGGATGTCCCACATTCAAGAGTCACATTGTCTCCGGCTCTCACAGTGTTTGGGGTCACTCTGGCACTCAGCTCTGGGCATCAATCAGTTCAAGAAACAAAGAGTATGATATTCAGAACAGCTGAAAATACCCAAATTTGAATTCAGCAGAGTAACACTCAATGTGGGAGAATTTTACCTGTGATAGACAGATACACTGATTGCCTACTTCGCCATCCATATGTGTCCGTATCAAACCTGAAGTAGTAATATCCAGTGTCATTATCCTGCAGGTCATGAATTGCAAGGCTACAGTCATGCAGCTGGTCACCAAGATATTGAACACGACCTTCATACGAAGTAAGGTTTGAGAGCTCAGTCCGTTTCCATGTGCCATTTTTGAATCCCCCCTTGGACCACGCAGTCTTTCTAACAGTTTCCCCAACTGTGTAGTTGTATGAGcacctgaactccactgatgatCCTTTCAAAACACATGGAGTTTGGGTTTCAAAAGTCACTGACCAAGCACTTGCAGTTCCTGCAGACAGAtgtgttttattagttttattgatttacatgcagaattttttttaaaaaaacttcttCTAGGATATTGAAATAAACAGCAATAACTTTAGGatgtgatttaaaataattagaggccaaatgtttgttttcagaagTTGGAGAGGGGAGGTCTAAAAGTATATGAGAGCAGTGGGGGTGAACAAAATGATAAAGTTGCaagccataaaaccaaaacaataagctgaaagatgctaaaatgctccacaGACTAGGGTAATCCTCACTATCACATACAAgaagtcatgtgatccattgttaatttaaaattttaattataGCCACTTTGTAACAGTTCGATAATTTTGTATTTGCAGCTTTAACAAAAAAGACATCTGACTATTATTCCCTTAAAGGCCTACccaactttattttctttagatTTAGAATAATATCATTATTGGACATTCCCACCTCTactataaatatgattttttttaaattgctgaaaCAAAGGAGTTTTCAACCCTGAGTGCTGCCTGCAGGTCACAACGAGCTCCTCCATTCAGAGGCTGTATCCAAATGTCCTGACTTCACTCCACTTGAAGACTTGAAGGAAAATTGCAGTTTATTTCAACCtcatgtatttcccataaatgtggccattgtggctcGATGTATCTTCCTAATTTTGCCCTCTCCAGCTCTGTTACAAAGACTGGGGCGATTCACAAAAAGACCTTTATCACACATGATCGATGAACATCGATGCAAGCTGCTGAGCCCTACATCTTTCCagataaatatgatttttacatgattgGCTTCAAAAGTTTGCTTCTGAGTcagaatgaaagtaaacacagaaactacaCTGTACAGTACTGAAACTCTATATCCGGGGCAGCTTGCCGGCTAACCAAACCACCCTGCACATTCATCCACACATAGTTTCATTAAAGTAACattattaagaaaaaatgtctttccTTACCTGGAATTACAAGCAGACTAATCAGAATCCAACTTTCCATCATTATTAAAATCAACCTATAACATGATGACACCGGACACAGCTCATTACTATTCAGTCTACAGACAGCAGAGCACTGAGATTAGTGTAAAACCATAGACACATTACTTATAAAGGTTAATCTGATAATAATCACCAACTAAAGGAAGCCGCCTTTCTTCTGAACTGAAAAGCAGAAGTGTGAGGGTGCCCCCCCGGCTTCCCGGCTTCCTCTCAGCAAAGTCAGGCACTCAGAGAGTTGGAAAGCTTTAGAAAAAAGTcttaacacacacgcacacagataTGCAAAGTACTTGTGATATGAGGGGAAACAAGTCACTACACAACACATGACAGGTGATGCAGTACACGCTAAGTATCCAGGAGCACATTGCTGACTTACTGCTTTGCAAATTCTTGAAGGCAATTTTTTTTTGGACCAGGAGGTGGAGTATGGcagcaaaatgaataaattagacCAGAATCATGCCCCTCTTCAAATGAAAAGAATGTTTATTACAAGTGATATCCACATAGATCTGACACAAAGCTATAAAAAGTTAAGAGTTTTTCTATATTACGGTCTGCTGCTCTCCacaaatcacatttgattggatacaTTTATGTACTACAGCAAGCCAGAGTCATCGAACATGTGTTTtataagagggaaaaaaagagataaattgACATATTTGGCATAGCTAAGCCCACACCAAGAAACTCAGATGCAGGATAACGGTCAACATCCTGCAGACTTGTGTGTAAGTCTTTGCTTTACTAAGTCAGTCTACCTGGCACTCACAGTagctttaaaggaacagtttgactttttggaaaatacacttatttgttAAGGGCGTGGGTACGAAGTAGCAGGGCAAACAAGACCCAATTGCAAACACAAAGGCAGACAGGCTGAATGAAAAAGGGGCTTTAATAATTGAAATCCAAGAAAGGACAAGAAACTCCAAGTTcatctggtggacaggtggAGAATGGCAAAACCAAGGGAGGAGAGTGTGGGGCTGAAGGCAGGGACAGAGGTAGAATGGGCAaatgaagaagaacaaaaacaaacagggcCAAGGAAGGAAATGtgacacttatttgctttcttgctgatagttagatgagaagaaaCAGCTCTCAGTGTCTATCAATTCAATACAaggcttagcttagcttagcatacaaactggaaacagggggaaacagctggctCTGCCCAAACATGGCCTTTCCTGCCACCTCTAAAGTGCACTAATTAATATGttgtctcatttttttaatccattaaaaacaaagtgtgaGGCCAAAGTGAGACTCTAGAAAGTGATTGCTCCCAGCCAACAAATAGTCCAACACTTTCACACCCTGTAATATAGCATTTGTAATATTTAATCTTAGGTTTTTGTACTCAGTTTGTGGTTTCTTGAAACTTTCAACTGTTACTGAATGTAATCTTCCTTGATATCTAACCACTAACGACATAATGCAATCTATTGCATCAGGCTATCAAAATAAGAACAAGTGCAAGTATGTGTTGAAGGAGTGATGGCAGAAGTAGTTTCCACTGCGATGGCCACAGGCCAACCTGCTTGTCCTTCATAAAGAAGCAAGCCTAAGTGAGGGAGggataacagtgtgtgtgtgtctgtgtgtgtgtgtgtgtgtgtgtgtgtgtgtgtgtgtgtgtgtttgaaagtaAATGGGGCAACAGAAAAGTGTTGCATGATAAGCTAACATTCCCCTAGTGGCTATTATTGGTTCTGGCCGGCCGGGCCTGCTCAACCTGTTTGTTTCTCGTTTGCAGAAATCTGTCTTGTAAATCTGGAAGATGTCCGGGTTCCCTCAGgtacctttttgtttttaactcctCACCTGGttagagagggaggatgaggtgAGGCAGATCGAGAGCTATAGAGAGAGTCAGAATGTGTGTGGAGACATTGACAGTCCAGATGTATGTAAGACTACCATAAAGCTTATTTTAAAAGGAGCACAATCATCACCAATAAGGAAGCTGCCTGCAGACCTGCCCAGTTCATTTTGtggtttgtgtcttttttttacatttcaagttagttgttcttttttctttatttcttgcATTTTTCTCAGGAGCATGTTGACTGTGTAAATGGCATTGTAACATTAGTAAGATGAATGATTATTGGAccaaaaacataataaaagctGTTTCATACAGAGGGAGAAAATACAAGATTGTTGTGCTTCGTGTCTTTTGGTAACATGGCTGTTGGATCCAACGAGTTTGAAATGTAACAATCAGTAAAAGTGAACATTATTCAGGATTCATAGCTCATAACACTAAAGGTTTGAATCAGAAAGTTAAAAGTGTAGAAGCATTCTCAGAAAAATAGTTAATAACATCTTTTTGGAAACATGTCTGATATATTACTCAGACCAAATATTCCCACCCAGCTGACAATGTGATGAAATATAGGCCTTTTTTCTGCACAGTTGGGTATAACCTGAAATAGTAGCAACTTTTTCGCATGAAGTAGCTTTTTATCTGTATCTAAAAAACATGTTAGTGTGAATGCTACTTTGACAGCGCTATGTTTGTCTTATACAGTAGTTGCTCATCAACAACTTACATTCTGTGTAAGTTGAAACAAGAGCACATATGACATAAAGAGTCATAACCTATATGTGTTGTAATCCTATATTGTTGTATGAAAAGTTATTTTGTCCAAACCTGAACAGATTATAAAGAAAACTTATGGAATAAGAGATacacagaagagagaaaaaatggagaagaggaagaaaggaaaccTGAGGAAGAAGGTGAAGGTTTCTCATAtctgcttgttgctgctggCTCTTCTCCAAATCACCACACCCTCCTCAGGTAACTAACCATGATTTCATAATATAAGATTTATATATGTTGTGCTTAAAGTTTCCAGTGCATGCTCACATTACAAACAACACATctccaaaatgaaaatatctgtAATTGGCtatgaatgaataaagaagTCATAGCaggaaatgattaaaaaacaaaactgaacactgCAGCATACAGGAAGCTCTCACCCCAGCCGGGATCAATGTTTTTTCCTTTGGAAGACTTTCGGTGCAACTTCAGTCAATGGAGAATTTTTGTATTGCACTTCCTCGTTCCTCTTATAAATCTTTCCACCTTCCCACAGAAATGCACCAAGTAAACCCAGTTTTCCAGTTATTAGAATATTCCATTGTTTATGAGGGCAGTGGAGGGACTTTGCTTGAGGTCACATATTAGATGCTAAAGTCTCTGGTGACATTAAGTGTCTGATTGCCAGCACACAACAAGGATggatgaatatttttttgcatataATAACAAGAACTCAATAATACTCTGAGTAAACAATGTAAAGggttaaaaagcatttttttagcacaaactccaccacatttagtatgtgtgtatatgaggGATTATGAATCTGACCTATAAAACAGacttttgttgacatttttcttttataataaGCTCAATTTTTAACCATTTGAAAGTGATGTTTTTACACTAATAACTATGCTTTAATTATCTGTAAATTTGTTCAGTGTTGAAACACTAAATCACACTTAATCCCTCTTCCAGCTCAAAATGCCACCACTGCCATCCCTCCTGTCAGTTCCACCACCACTTCAGCAGTAAACCCTGCAGCTCTCAGTTACCGCACACGCCCAGCtgacatcactgtggctgtgGGAGAACCTGCCGTGTTTCGCTGTGGAGTTCCTAAAGCATCTCCAAACCTCACATTCACCTTCTACGGGAGTCATGGCAACTACAGCCTCACCTGCCCTCATGGCCACATGGAGGATATCCCCCAGGTGAGGTGGTGACTGCCTGCTTCTGTATTTACTCTTACTTTACCCTCCTCTCCTGCTCagtaactcacacacacagacacaaagctGAGGAGGtaatatgaaaatgtcagaaatgattaacattatttaacattttctgcCAAGTTAAGCCTGCACATAAGAGTCAAATATTGGACTATCCTGAAACGCATTATACAAGAGCCAACAACAACTACAGCATAGTTGAACCACATTTTGGGAATCTAACTTGGTTTGTGGTTTCGTtcaaggagaagaagaaacagtgaGTCCAAGAAGGCCTAGCTGGGATTAAGCTTTTCAAGATAAACAAGGTATCACTGTAGGACCAGTGCAGCAGTAACAAAATATCCCTTAaggtttttatttacattaaacCTCATTTGTGATGTTAGTATTGTTgataatgtaatgtatttttccaGCCATTTTTAATAGCCATTGAATCTATTGGCATTTTGTTACTGgtagttttcattgttagtggCGAGATCCAGCTTTATCGCACAGGATTCAAATAGCACATAAGGGATCCACAGAAACATTGCATACATGTACTGAATATACAAGATAAAAGACTGCACACATGCATTTCACAAGATGCAGAAATTCAGTATGTTTGCTACCCATTGGTCATTTTGAATAGAAATATTCAAACACACTGGCCCATATGGCCCATGGCCATATCAACCCAAACTGAAGTCTTATGGATTATAACTTGAAGTTAAATTATAATTTAGTTAAGTATAAGTATTAAGTATTTAGATCATTATCATACATTTGCACATTGTGAACCTGTTGTTCAACTGGATGTTAATGCCTTCAGTGGCACTTTGACCACCTTTTATTCCAGCGGCTGCTGCAGCGACGCTCCACCCCTCATTTAATCACATTTAATGTCTTCCTGTGAAACACTGTTcgtttttccattt
This sequence is a window from Thunnus thynnus chromosome 10, fThuThy2.1, whole genome shotgun sequence. Protein-coding genes within it:
- the LOC137191820 gene encoding B-cell receptor CD22-like, whose product is MMESWILISLLVIPGTASAWSVTFETQTPCVLKGSSVEFRCSYNYTVGETVRKTAWSKGGFKNGTWKRTELSNLTSYEGRVQYLGDQLHDCSLAIHDLQDNDTGYYYFRFDTDTYGWRSRQSVYLSITELSARVTPNTVRAGDNVTLECGTSCQLPTTVWFKDGHPVAKPEFQAQAEDSGKYSCAVKGQESVQSDPVALDIQSPPLNVSVKVSHSGQVSQGSSVNLTCSSASNPAADSYTWYKRTDSSSSQLLQVGTGQVLSLPSLEASQTGLYLCQARNRLGKNNSTEVLLTLHSPSIHRLILLVGIGVKSVIVLLLPLVIVWAWRRKCKSAVDKEDDSPDYENISNISVGQKNRATQKEMPV
- the LOC137190599 gene encoding uncharacterized protein — encoded protein: MEKRKKGNLRKKVKVSHICLLLLALLQITTPSSAQNATTAIPPVSSTTTSAVNPAALSYRTRPADITVAVGEPAVFRCGVPKASPNLTFTFYGSHGNYSLTCPHGHMEDIPQALYGSCDMKEEQSLAVWTLKGTSFSDNGTRVVCQQLNNPDAPTAILHVYDNGTSYAILIGCTIGAFFGILLVFGLLYSMLLRSDTLQRCFRGKETEDDMTTIVTKDEKET